AGTACAAATGGCATGGAAATATCGATATTGTTTTTATTAACAGTTGATCCAGAAACCAAAAAAGAATTATAGTGCACATGAGAATTGAGTTTTGGACAGACTTTTAAGGCTTCTGAAATGATTTTTAATAAGGCTGTATTTAATGAAATCTTTTGTTCTTTTGATTTTTCAAGATTATATTCTTTTAAAATCTGTAAAAGATTCTCGACATCTGCATTATAAGTAACACCTGCATGTGGAATTGTTTTCCAGCTTTCAAGCGTAACATTTGAAATGACTATTCGCGACAAACTAAACTTTTCTGATTTTTCCATTTTTTTTAAATTTCTTTATGTTATATTTATTTTATAGCATTAAATTGTATTATGCAATTAACTTTTAAGAAGTTATATACAAAAAATCTCCTCGAATTGAGGAGATTTTTTTGTATTAATCTTAATGATTTTATATTATTTTTTAAATAGATAATAGTCATTCCATTCTTTTATTAGTTTTTGCGCCATTTCTTGTGAATCAGAAACATCAATTTTATCTTCAGAATTAAATTCTGAATAATAACTGTACTCGTTTTTATACCAATTTTCAGTATCCTTAAATGTTACTTGCTTTAAATTTTCACAATTACTAAATGAACGACTAGATATTTTTTTTACTCCAGAACCAATTGTAACAGATTCAAGACTATGAGAACCATAGAATGAATCACTTTCCAATTCTTTAACACTATCAGGAATAATTATAGATGTTAATCCAGAATATTCAAATGCACTTCTCTTTATTACTTCTAATTTAGAATTTTCCTGAAAGTTTATTGTATTAATATTTCTTGCTTCCCTGAACATACTTTCAGAAATTTCAACTACATTTGAACCTATTGTTAAAGTACAGCCTCCTGTTGAAGATGTTTTTCCTGCTTCCTTAAACATATCACCAGGATAACTTGTATTTTTACTAAGTTTTGATGGTAAATAAATAATTTCTGATAATCCAGTACATCCATAAAAAGGAGAATCCAATATTTCTTCTACACTTTCAGGAATTGTAATAGAAGTAAGTCCTGTACATTTATAAAAAATATAGTTATTGATTGTTTTCAGAGTAGATGGCAAAGAAACAGATGTTATATCTTTACAACCAGAATAAGCTCCAGCAGGAGTTGTAAGTGTACCTTCTGGGAACGCTACTGAAGTTACTTTATTTCCTTGAAAATATAAGGAAGCTCCATTACAACATGGTGAGGAATACTGATCTTTGAATGAAATTTCTTCCCACTCAGCTTTTGATCCAAGATAATATACATCTTTCAGTGCATTACATTCCTGGAAGGCGCTACTTCCAAATTTTATAATAGATTTAGGAATTGTTATTTCTCCAAGAGAAATAATCCCATAAAAGGCTCTTGCCCCTATCTCTTTACAAATACAATTGTCTGGGAAATTAACACACGTGATTTTTATAGAATAATTTTTTGAATATGATTCCTCGAAAATCCCATTAGGAATTTCTATAACTTTATCTCCTATATTTACAGTTACACCTTCAGTGTTGTGACCAACATTATAGAATAAACTAGAACTACCAAAAATTTTCGAGGAAATGGAATTATAATCCAGTTGTGTAACATTTGTACAATTCCAGAAAGTGTATTTACCAAGTTCTGTAATTTGTTCTGGAATTGTGATTTTCGTAATACTTTTTACACCTGAATATGTTGCATTTGGCATTTTTGTTATATCAGAATCAAATGTTACTTCAGTATAAAGTTCTCCATTTATATAAAGATTTGCACCAGCATAACAAGGATTTGAATTTTCCTTCTCAAAAGTTATTTCCTGCCATTGTCTTTGTGTACCAGGATATTTTACTTCGTTAATTGTATGTCCGTAAAAGGCATTTTCTCTAATTTCTGAAATACCAGTTCCTTCAAAAACTACAGTTTTTATGCAAGCGTTATAAAATAATCTTTCCGGAATAACTTTGACATTTGGTCCAATGTTTAGTACAAGTCCTTTTTCATAATATTGTCCGACATATGAGAAACCTTCATTTTTGTGATTACTGTCTGTTATGTTTGCATTGAAATTGATTTCTTCCAGATAAGATCCCCAAGATGATGAACGACTATCTCCACTAAAAGCAGCAGAGTTAATAATTTCTATACTTTCTGGAATTGTAATCTTCTTTAGTGAAGTTAAACAATAAAATGCCTGTTTTCCTATTTCTTTACATTTAGAATTTTCTTCAAATGTAAGTTCAGTAATATCAGCACTTGATAGATAAAAGAAATAATCTGGAACTTTAGTAACATTTTTTCCTATTACAAGTTTTACACCATTTGGAGATTTTGTTCCCATATCAAGAAAACATCTGGAATATTCAGTAGTGAAATTGATACTAGCACTAGGATTATAATCAAGCTCTTCAACATAATAAGCATAGTCTATAAAATATTTAGGTATTAAAGTTACATTTTCTGGTATAACAACTTTTTTCAAGCTCTTACAACCACTGAAGGCATGTTGTTGAATTGATAAATCTGTTATTTCATCAGAAAAATCAAGCGTTTCTACTAATTCATTTTTATTTACATATAAATTAGCTTCACCATAATACAAAGGATTTGAACTCTCTGTATAGAATTCTATTTTTGTATACCAGTCTTCAAGGCTTCCTTGATAGTATACGTTTTCCAAAGCAGTATCAGAAAATACATAAGCCTGTAATGTAGTTATACTTTTGGGAAGTGTAATAGATTTTAATTTAGAAAGCGAGGATAAAGCTGATCTACCAATTTCAGAACATACAGAATTATCCTTAAAAACTAGTTTGTTTAAGTTAAAATCGCTGTTACTATAGTAAGATTGAAATAGGTATGCTGGAATTCTTTTTACTTTATTTCCAATATTTACAGTTATACCTTCACTACTTCCAATAGTTCTACCAAAAATATATGAATAGGAAGAAATATCCTTACAGTTTATTGCATTAAAATTAATTGTTTTTAAATTAGGAATTTTATAAGTACTACTAATTGATTTTATATCTATTGATTCAACATCTTCACCTATAGTTATTGAAGTAATACTTTTAATATTCTGTATAGCATAAGGATTAATAATACAATCTTTATCATCTAAATATACATCGGTAAGAAGTTCATTATTCAGATATAAATTAGACCCATCCGTTGTATTGCAATTTATTTTACTGGAACCTGAATATCCGGAAGTATAATTTGTATTACAAAAATTAAGCCAGTCAGTAAGATTTCCAGAAAAATAAATATACTCGATATTTGTTTTATCAAAAGGAGAATAACCGAGTGAAATATCATTTTTTGTAATTCTTACAGTTTTGAGATTTTTACATCCATAAAAAGCACTACTTTCTACATTTTCAAGATTTTCGCCTAGAGTTATTTCTTCAATTGCAGCAACATTTTCAAACGCAGATTCTCCAATTTTTTTCAAGGCTGAGTTTTCTGGGAAATTAATCTTTTTTATACAGTCATTTCCTTCAAACTTCATGAAATTTTTTGGTATTTCTTCTACTCCAGCTCCAATATTTATTATTACACCACCAATATCAGACTCACAACCTGTTTTAGAATTAAGCCAGTGCGAATAACTATAACTATAATTATAATTTTTTACATTATAATAAATTTCTTTTAAGTATTTACAATCACCAAATGCATTACTATAAATATAGTTAATATTTTCCGGGATAGAAATTGAAATCAGATTATTTAAATTACTAAAACTGTCATCAATTCTTGTTAATTCTGTACAAGCATCTAAATCAAGACAAACATTTACTGTTGTATTCTTTTTAAGACACTTTCCTATTTTATCAATTTCTGGATTTAAATCGGTAATATGAACAATTATTTCAGTATTATAAAAATCAGTAATATATTCTTCCAATTCCGATACTGTACATGTAAGTTCATTACCCCACTTTGGATATAAGACATAATCTGTTTGCTCTGAAGGTAGAATTTCTGTTACAGGTTCACCTGTACAGTCTCTATTTAAATACCAGCCCAAAAATTGAAGAGCTGTATTCAGATTGTCTTTTGCAGGTAAAATAATTGGATCAGTATCAAATCTTGTATAAGATGCTTTGAATACATATCCTTCTTCGAATGAATAATGACCAGCAGCGAAAGTAATGTTATAAATTTGATTTACTGTAGTAATTGTAAATACACCTTTGCTGATTACACTATCACAAACAGTAGCTACTGTTCTATAATCGTTTAATTTATTTCCATCTTTATCATACAAATCAGCATCAATATAATAAGTTCCAGAAGGAACGTCCTGTGCATTAAAAACGGATACTCCATTATTTACAGTTGTTTCTATTTTTTCAAATCCAGAAAGTATTGAGCCTTTATAAAAATCTTTTAGTAAATATATTACTTTTTCAACTTCATTTGGAACATTTAAATTAAATTGAATACTTCCTTTACCTTCTTTTGTATCCAATTTTTCCATTTTTAATTCAAAAGAAACTGAATTTGCCCCACTTTTTATTGTAGTTGTAATAGAATCAGAATAAACAGTTTCATATCTTTGGGCGGTTAAACTTAAAGTCCATTCTCCTTCAGTTACCTCAAACTTGGTTTTGCATAAGTCATTATATGAATTGAAGGTTCCAAAATCTTTTTCTTCTCCATCATCAAGACTGCCTTTTAATACATATACATTAAAAGAATCATTTTTATATTCAGGTAGAACAGATCTACTAGAATTATTATTTACAACAAAGTAAGTTGAATTATCTGTTATTTCATTGTCTGAAATTTTATTATATTCATCATTATATGAATTTTGACAAGATGAAAAAAATAGTACTACAATCAAAAAGTAAATTACATTTTTATAAAATTTAATTGAAAAGTTTTTCATTTTTTACTCCGTTTTCTTAATTTATAGTTATAATCATTTCAGCAGAATATACTATACCGTTATAAATGCCTGTAACAATTAAATTATAGACACCTTTTTTTAAAGAATTAATATTAATTACAGTCTGACTTCCTGTTTCAGAAAGTTCCTTTCCGTCAAATGACCATGTTAGCTCATTAAATGGAATTGAACTTTCTACTGTTATTGTTAATTCTGTTTTTTCTGTATTTAATGAAGAATTAAGAGTAAAATCCTGTATATTACTTACTGATACTTCTATTTTGTTAGATTTATTTTCAGGTAATGGAATACTTGAGCTACACGCTGTAAAAAAAACGAATAATATAAATACACAATAATGAAATTTTTTCACGTTTTCTACCTCATATATTTTTTCAAACTTTATCAAATTATACATTTTTTACAATATAAATGTCAAAGAATCACAAATTATAATTTTGTTATATTTATTGATTTTGTTAATTAAATTTTTAGAAAAATTCCCCTATTTTATGAACATAAAAAAAGCCTTATGTTAAAATTGAAAAGGAAATTCAACAAATAATAAGGAGTAATATTATGAAAAAGAACAAAATAACTCTTTTATGTATGATTTTTGTTTTTGTTATGACTGTTAATTGTACATTCGCAGCATCTAATTCTACCGTAACTTCAAAAGACTGGCTTGATCCATCCGTTCCATCTTTCAGCAAAACTTATGAAAAGTATTTTGAACATGTTGGTTTTGCAGTTGAATACGGTAACTTTGGTAATGGCTGGGGAACAAAACAGGAACTTTATTATGATGAAGTTCAGAAAGGTCTTTCAAAGCATGCAAACCAGATTACTATGGGAAACGAGTTTAAGCCTCAGTTTGTAATGGCGTGGTGGGGAAATAAACCAACTGTTTCCGGCTCTTTTACAGCATCTAACGGTGTAACAATTAAAACTCCGGTTCTTAATGGACTTCAGCGTATTGATGATATTCTTGCAATCTGTAAGAAAAATAATCTTAAAATGAGAGGTCATACTCTTGGATGGCATTCTCAGACAGAAGATGGATTTTTCTGTAAAGATTATGATAAATCAAAAGCTTTAGTTAGCCGCGATGAAATGGAAGCACGCCTTGAATGGTATATCAAAACTGTTCTGGAACGTGTTGATAACTGGGAAAAGAAAAATAATAACGGACAGCATATTATCTGGGCATGGGATGTATTTAATGAAGCTACACCTGATGGAGGTTCAAGCTGGCTTAGAACTGATTCAAAATGGTATTCAGTTTATAAGAACGGAGACTTCCTTGTT
The Treponema bryantii DNA segment above includes these coding regions:
- a CDS encoding leucine-rich repeat domain-containing protein; the protein is MKNFSIKFYKNVIYFLIVVLFFSSCQNSYNDEYNKISDNEITDNSTYFVVNNNSSRSVLPEYKNDSFNVYVLKGSLDDGEEKDFGTFNSYNDLCKTKFEVTEGEWTLSLTAQRYETVYSDSITTTIKSGANSVSFELKMEKLDTKEGKGSIQFNLNVPNEVEKVIYLLKDFYKGSILSGFEKIETTVNNGVSVFNAQDVPSGTYYIDADLYDKDGNKLNDYRTVATVCDSVISKGVFTITTVNQIYNITFAAGHYSFEEGYVFKASYTRFDTDPIILPAKDNLNTALQFLGWYLNRDCTGEPVTEILPSEQTDYVLYPKWGNELTCTVSELEEYITDFYNTEIIVHITDLNPEIDKIGKCLKKNTTVNVCLDLDACTELTRIDDSFSNLNNLISISIPENINYIYSNAFGDCKYLKEIYYNVKNYNYSYSYSHWLNSKTGCESDIGGVIINIGAGVEEIPKNFMKFEGNDCIKKINFPENSALKKIGESAFENVAAIEEITLGENLENVESSAFYGCKNLKTVRITKNDISLGYSPFDKTNIEYIYFSGNLTDWLNFCNTNYTSGYSGSSKINCNTTDGSNLYLNNELLTDVYLDDKDCIINPYAIQNIKSITSITIGEDVESIDIKSISSTYKIPNLKTINFNAINCKDISSYSYIFGRTIGSSEGITVNIGNKVKRIPAYLFQSYYSNSDFNLNKLVFKDNSVCSEIGRSALSSLSKLKSITLPKSITTLQAYVFSDTALENVYYQGSLEDWYTKIEFYTESSNPLYYGEANLYVNKNELVETLDFSDEITDLSIQQHAFSGCKSLKKVVIPENVTLIPKYFIDYAYYVEELDYNPSASINFTTEYSRCFLDMGTKSPNGVKLVIGKNVTKVPDYFFYLSSADITELTFEENSKCKEIGKQAFYCLTSLKKITIPESIEIINSAAFSGDSRSSSWGSYLEEINFNANITDSNHKNEGFSYVGQYYEKGLVLNIGPNVKVIPERLFYNACIKTVVFEGTGISEIRENAFYGHTINEVKYPGTQRQWQEITFEKENSNPCYAGANLYINGELYTEVTFDSDITKMPNATYSGVKSITKITIPEQITELGKYTFWNCTNVTQLDYNSISSKIFGSSSLFYNVGHNTEGVTVNIGDKVIEIPNGIFEESYSKNYSIKITCVNFPDNCICKEIGARAFYGIISLGEITIPKSIIKFGSSAFQECNALKDVYYLGSKAEWEEISFKDQYSSPCCNGASLYFQGNKVTSVAFPEGTLTTPAGAYSGCKDITSVSLPSTLKTINNYIFYKCTGLTSITIPESVEEILDSPFYGCTGLSEIIYLPSKLSKNTSYPGDMFKEAGKTSSTGGCTLTIGSNVVEISESMFREARNINTINFQENSKLEVIKRSAFEYSGLTSIIIPDSVKELESDSFYGSHSLESVTIGSGVKKISSRSFSNCENLKQVTFKDTENWYKNEYSYYSEFNSEDKIDVSDSQEMAQKLIKEWNDYYLFKK
- a CDS encoding endo-1,4-beta-xylanase, with protein sequence MKKNKITLLCMIFVFVMTVNCTFAASNSTVTSKDWLDPSVPSFSKTYEKYFEHVGFAVEYGNFGNGWGTKQELYYDEVQKGLSKHANQITMGNEFKPQFVMAWWGNKPTVSGSFTASNGVTIKTPVLNGLQRIDDILAICKKNNLKMRGHTLGWHSQTEDGFFCKDYDKSKALVSRDEMEARLEWYIKTVLERVDNWEKKNNNGQHIIWAWDVFNEATPDGGSSWLRTDSKWYSVYKNGDFLVDAFKYANKYAPKDVKLVYNDYGGIYGTSVSDKHAKQLRVVDLILSHKDDATLPTRLDAMGLQSHHSVKNSAGAVEKEITDFLAKGIDVQITELDIGTWNSYDKEKDIVGVSGKQFNSLSDAYKAYFQVYIKNRKTASKHGVESITVWGLNDENTWLNMEYQKKWLGNCNQFPLLFTKPNSNKWVYYTKPAFYAVIEAAN